From the Streptococcus hyointestinalis genome, the window GAAAATCAGATAGTCTTTTAGCTTTACAATATCGATATTATCAAATCTTTGATTTAATAAATAGCTAACAAAACTTAAAAGATAACTAATAGCTCCAAAAAACGTGAGTCTAATAGTGATGTTGTAGCTTCGCTGAAAAAAGCTCTTCCTCATGATTAAAGTATGCCTTTCTTAGTAAAATAGTACGTTGGACACAACAATGGCAGGACTTGGTAAGGGCTTTCATTATCGATTACTTGGATAAGCCCTGTGCCTTTACCAATCGGAATCACAATCCCCTCGGGGTCGAGGTCAGGAAATATGAACTGGACGGTTTTCTTGTTGATATTTCCAATTTGAATCAGAACATTGAGTTGTTCCCGTACAGATACAGGAATAGTATTATGGTCAAAGCGCTGACTGACTAAAATAAGATGAATCTTGGTCGCACGACCAAGCAAAGCGATTTGAGACAAGAGTGAAAAGAACGAATCCTTTATTGTTTTGTTCACACCCTCACTTAAAGCTAGCACTTCATCCATGACAATCGTCAAATGGTCGAATTGATGTTTTGGGTCATCATATAGAATCTCTTGCCGTTGTTGAATGAGGTTTAAGCACCTGCTCAGATTCTCATTAATTTCAGAGACGAAATCTGATTTTGAGCGGTTCTTTTGAGGATGAATGACAGCAATCCCATTTTCTCTCGCCCATCGACTGGGGCTATCAAACTTAGGGTCAACGATGATTAACTCCGAAAATTTTCTGATAATACTAAGAAAATAAGAAAGAGTGTACGATTTTCCGGAGCCAGAATTACCAGCTATTGCGATGTGAGTCACTTTATTGTAGTCAATAGTTAGATTTTCCATTATCGGGATGGTATTTGCAGGTTGACTTTGGGCAAAGGCTTCCAAGTCAGGAATCACTAAGCGCTTTGAAATCCCCTTCTTCCACGGGAAGAAGAGCCCACGCTGAACATGGATATCATCTGTATCCAGCGCCACGAAATAGGCTGAGTTTTGCTTCAGAAGCGTATACCTTGGATAAAGTGCGGCATTAGCAATCAAGAAAATTTTCTGATAAAGTTCATCATCAATGATGTAACTTGATGGTAAACGGGGAATAAAGAGAAAGCCATCAGACATAATCTTAATATCGAATGCGTTTACGTAACTGCTTTCTCCGTAAATGAGAGCGGTGAGCCCCATATTGAGACTTTGGAGCAAGTATTGGGATAACTCTTTGTTATTCATTATTTGACCTCCTTGATGCCGTCAGATTTAAAATAGACGCGATGACGTACTTCACAGGCTTGTAAATTCCTAAATTGAACGAGACTCATAAATTTAGGAAGGTCAATCTTTTCAGTAAACTTAACCTGAAATGGGTCAAGCCCCTTTTGAACAAACCATCCTTTGTAACCAATAATTTCTCCAGTTGGTTTGCCATCTTCAAAATGTTGTTGTACCTCAAGCTCTGAACTGAGACTGTAAATAGCTTCATCGCAACTAATGTACTCAAATGCTGTTTGTGAGCTATACCCACTTTTTTTATGTTTTACTCTAATAGCCATAATTAGGCTCCTTTCAAGATAATGATAATAATGATGTCTTAGCTAAGAACAAGATAATTATATCTATTTTCCAATATGCTTTTTTACCTTATTACTTGACCAAAATAATTAAATATTAGGCAAGTAATAAGGTAAATATTTTTTAGGATTTATGTATTGACCTTTAGTTATAAAAAAGACAAAGCTGATAGAATAAAACAGTCAGCTTTGTCTTTTTTTGTGTTACTTTCAATATTTATCATTATCTTTAAACTTAGCTAAATTTGACTCTTGCTTAAGTATTTCGTTTATAACTTCATGTAGTTTGATTGAACTATATATTAGCTCCTCTTCTATTTTTTCGTCAAAAGAATGAATATTATCTATAAAATACTTAAGAGCGCTAATCTTATCTTGTTCTTGTTTTTCTAACTCGTAGTTTACAACACTATTTTTAGTCACTAGCTCAAGCGAATCGTATTTACTAAAACCAATCATTTTGTTTATAAAGTATTCGATATCAAAGTATGAATACTTTTCTGTATCTATTGTATTCAGCACATCCTTGACCTCTACACCTAATTTAAAAATTGTATTTTCACTAATTATTTTAGATACAATAGCATCTATATCATTTCCAAGTCTTCTCATCCAAATTATTAGCCGCTTATTAAATAAATCTGAGCTAAATTTATCATAACCAACTATGCTATCAATATAATATTTTGAAAAATGGGTAATAATATCTTCTTTTATATGAGTCCATACTTTTCTAAAAAACATAGGATAATCCATAAAATAAGCCCAATTTAGATATATTTTATCAGTATTTTTAAGTTTCTGATAACTTTCCCACAATTCGTCAATGACAAAAATAATATCTCTTTCT encodes:
- a CDS encoding type IV secretion system DNA-binding domain-containing protein — its product is MNNKELSQYLLQSLNMGLTALIYGESSYVNAFDIKIMSDGFLFIPRLPSSYIIDDELYQKIFLIANAALYPRYTLLKQNSAYFVALDTDDIHVQRGLFFPWKKGISKRLVIPDLEAFAQSQPANTIPIMENLTIDYNKVTHIAIAGNSGSGKSYTLSYFLSIIRKFSELIIVDPKFDSPSRWARENGIAVIHPQKNRSKSDFVSEINENLSRCLNLIQQRQEILYDDPKHQFDHLTIVMDEVLALSEGVNKTIKDSFFSLLSQIALLGRATKIHLILVSQRFDHNTIPVSVREQLNVLIQIGNINKKTVQFIFPDLDPEGIVIPIGKGTGLIQVIDNESPYQVLPLLCPTYYFTKKGIL